CCCACCGCGATCCCCCCGACGACGGAGCCGGTGAGGACGGCGAACGCGATCGCGACGTAGACGGTCGCGGTCGTGACGACCGTCGCCACGCCGAGGCCGAGCTGGAAGCCGAACCCGGTCCCGTAGACCCAGCCGCGGTACTTGGCCAGCCAGTCCTCGTTGACCTGCCGACGGGTCGTCGGGAGCGACCGCCCGGCGAGGCCCAGCTCGAGGACGACCCCGGCGGCGGCGAGCGCGGCGGCGATGATCGCGGCCGCCGTGTCCGAGGGGTCGAGCGCGGCGCGCAGGCCGACGCCGACCGCGCCGGCGAGGGCGCCGACGGCGGTGCCGCCCGCGGTCGAGCCGATCAGGTACCAGGTCATGGTCCGTCCCCACCGCGTCCGTCGGGCCCGCTCGCCGAGCGGGTTGATGCTGGCCAGCATCGACTCACCTCACGGGGACCACGACGACCGCAGCGCCGCGACGACGGCCACGACCATCCCGGCGACGGTGACGCCGAGCGGCGTCATCGCGCGTCGGGCGGCGGCGCCGCCTGGCCGGCGCGCAGGTCGCCGTCCGACTCGGGGTAGAGGCTCGGGTCGCCGGGCTCGATCCCGGCCTGGCGAAGGGTGTCGTCCACGCGCGTGACCCGGTCGGCGTGACGGGCCCGTCGGCGGGGCCGGGGGCCGGACGCCATGCCCGCGTCGGCGAGCGCCTGCTCCAACATGCCGCAGAGGTGCTCCCAGGTCGCCGACGCGCCCTCGCCGACGACGGTGCCGCTGGGGCCGTCGACGTACACGAAGTACGGGGCGACCGGCACGTCGTAGGCATCCCAGGCCTCGGTCGACATGACGACCGGGACGTCCGGCGGCGCGAACTTCGTGAGCCGCCCCGGGCTGTCGCCCTCGGGGCCCTTCGTCACCGCGACCAGCCGCGCGTCGCCGGGGACCCGGAGCCGACGGGGATCGGCGAAGGCGGACCAGAAGCCGGCGCACGTCGAGCACCCGCTCGTGAGGAAGGCGAGCAGGGTCGGGTGGTCCGCGCCGACCACGCTGATGCTGACGGCGTCGCCGCGGGGCGTCACGCCCGCCACGTCGGTGGCCCGCCGATCCGGTCGCGGCGGACGGGGCTGCTCCGGGGACCGGCCCGTCGGCTGGGCGTCGGGGTCGAGCCCGACCCCGAGCTCGTGCAGGGCCCGGAGGATCTCGGCGTGGCTGCGCAGGAGCCCGGCCACGAGCACCCCGAGCAGCGCCACGACCACTGCGAGCAGCAGGACGAGGACCGCCATCGGGGCGATTCTGACAGGGACGCCGGCCCGGCGGGCGGTCCAGCGGCGGGCCCACCACGGACGGCGGCGGGCTGCGGGTCAGGCGTCCCGCAGCGATTCCTTCCACGTGCGGAAGCGGACGTGGGTGCGGCCGTCGGCGCCCACTCCCTCACCGGTCCCGTCGGGCTGGAGCCGGAACGTGTACCGCTCGGCGGGCTCGGCGGCGGCGAGGGCGGCGTAGCGGGCGTCCGCGCCCGCGGCCGGCCCGGCCCGCCAGAGCAGGAACCGGCCGATGCGGCGCTTGTACGCCACGAGGTCGACCCCGAAGTCGGACCCGAGGCCGCGCAGGTCCTCGGGCGCCTCCACCCACCGCTCGGCCGGGATCAGGAAGTCGCGCTGCGGCGTCGGCGGCAGCTCGTCGGTGTGCCAGTCCCGTTCGCTCGGTGGCCGCTGCTCGGCGGGGACGGGCACGCGTGCCATGCTCGCGCGCCCATGACCGCGGTCTCGGACCTC
The Acidimicrobiia bacterium DNA segment above includes these coding regions:
- a CDS encoding sulfite exporter TauE/SafE family protein, yielding MLASINPLGERARRTRWGRTMTWYLIGSTAGGTAVGALAGAVGVGLRAALDPSDTAAAIIAAALAAAGVVLELGLAGRSLPTTRRQVNEDWLAKYRGWVYGTGFGFQLGLGVATVVTTATVYVAIAFAVLTGSVVGGIAVGATFGFVRALPLLAVRRANDVARVHAALRRAAAWSGRAHALAVAGLVGVAAAGLLAVVV